A stretch of the Massilia varians genome encodes the following:
- a CDS encoding response regulator, with translation MLKPILLVEDNPHDLELTLIALSKSQLANEVVIVRDGAEALDYLHRRGEFRERVIGNPAVILLDLKLPKVDGLEVLKEIRETDCLKSIPVCMLTSSKEEQDVIRSYELGVNAYVVKPVDFTEFVRAIGDLGIFWAVLNEPPPGSRRYVKPK, from the coding sequence ATGCTCAAGCCTATCCTCCTCGTCGAAGACAATCCGCACGACCTCGAACTGACCCTCATCGCCTTGTCGAAGAGCCAACTGGCCAACGAGGTGGTCATCGTGCGCGACGGCGCGGAGGCGCTCGACTACCTGCATCGCCGCGGCGAATTCAGGGAGCGCGTCATCGGCAACCCGGCCGTCATCCTGCTCGACCTGAAGCTGCCCAAGGTGGATGGCCTGGAAGTGCTGAAGGAAATCCGCGAGACCGACTGCCTCAAGAGCATCCCGGTCTGCATGCTGACCTCGTCGAAGGAAGAGCAGGACGTCATCCGCAGCTACGAGCTGGGCGTGAACGCCTACGTGGTCAAGCCGGTGGACTTCACCGAGTTCGTGCGCGCCATCGGCGACCTCGGCATCTTCTGGGCGGTCCTGAACGAACCGCCGCCGGGCTCGCGCCGCTACGTCAAGCCCAAGTGA
- a CDS encoding response regulator, translated as MIDDRSECSVLLIDDEPFAQDIIAHGLQGCAGHTLCYESSPARAVEVAREVRATVVLVDLRMPDLDGFEVTASLRAHPDTEDIPVIVLSSEDDPEIKARAFAMGANDYMVKWPDPRELVARVRYHSGACIARRQRDGAYASLRVSQEQLAASQSALHQAQKMEAIGQLTGGVAHDFNNVLQIIGGNLQLLKLVGNLNENARARVDMALSGVERGAKLAAHLLAFARRQPLQSVVVDPGHLLREMDDMMRRVLGPSARVVTEIAPGLGSTMVDPNQLNNVLLNLAINARDAMAGSGTLTIRACNVGPDDERPPEVPQGNFIMIEVADTGKGMPQDVLLRAFEPFFTTKPTGQGTGLGLSMAYGFVKQSGGELVLRSDVGRGTSVRIYLPRSDAAPTPIEPVHSAPLAGGLETILVVEDEADVRSSTCGILSALGYEVLEAEDAESALEIVDSGRHIDLVFTDVIMPGPVSSLQLGELVRRRLPHAQVLYTSGYAEGVLAHEGRLDASVHLLQKPYHPDALSARIRHLLRRAKRDQKAGVSPPQPAAQNHLGLT; from the coding sequence ATGATTGACGATCGCTCCGAATGCTCGGTTCTCCTCATCGACGATGAGCCTTTTGCGCAGGACATCATCGCGCACGGCCTGCAGGGATGTGCCGGCCACACCCTGTGCTACGAGTCGAGCCCGGCGCGTGCGGTCGAGGTGGCGCGCGAGGTGCGTGCCACCGTCGTGCTGGTCGACCTGCGCATGCCGGACCTGGACGGCTTCGAGGTCACCGCCAGCCTGCGCGCCCATCCCGATACCGAAGACATTCCGGTCATCGTCCTGTCGTCCGAGGACGATCCGGAGATCAAGGCGCGCGCCTTCGCCATGGGCGCCAACGACTACATGGTCAAGTGGCCCGACCCGCGCGAGCTGGTGGCGCGCGTGCGCTACCACAGCGGCGCCTGCATCGCGCGGCGCCAGCGCGACGGCGCCTATGCCTCGCTGCGCGTGAGCCAGGAACAGCTGGCCGCCAGCCAGTCTGCGCTGCACCAGGCCCAGAAGATGGAAGCGATCGGCCAGCTCACCGGCGGGGTGGCGCACGACTTCAACAACGTCCTGCAGATCATCGGCGGCAACCTGCAGCTGCTCAAGCTGGTGGGTAACCTGAACGAGAACGCCCGGGCGCGCGTCGACATGGCCCTGAGCGGGGTCGAGCGCGGCGCCAAGCTGGCCGCGCACCTGCTGGCCTTCGCGCGGCGCCAGCCGCTGCAGTCGGTGGTGGTCGATCCCGGCCACCTGCTGCGCGAGATGGACGACATGATGCGCCGCGTGCTGGGTCCCAGCGCGCGCGTGGTCACTGAGATCGCCCCTGGCCTGGGCAGCACCATGGTCGACCCGAACCAGCTCAACAACGTGCTGCTGAACCTGGCCATCAATGCGCGCGACGCCATGGCCGGCAGCGGCACCCTGACCATCCGCGCCTGCAACGTCGGCCCGGACGACGAGCGTCCTCCCGAGGTCCCGCAGGGTAATTTCATCATGATCGAAGTGGCCGACACCGGCAAGGGCATGCCCCAGGACGTGCTGCTGCGCGCCTTCGAGCCCTTCTTCACCACCAAGCCGACCGGGCAGGGCACGGGCCTGGGCCTGTCGATGGCCTATGGCTTCGTGAAGCAGTCGGGCGGCGAGCTGGTGCTGCGCAGCGACGTCGGGCGCGGCACCAGCGTGCGCATCTACCTGCCCCGCAGCGACGCCGCGCCCACGCCCATCGAGCCGGTCCACAGCGCGCCGCTGGCGGGCGGCCTGGAAACCATCCTGGTGGTCGAGGACGAGGCCGACGTGCGCAGCTCGACCTGCGGCATCCTGTCGGCGCTGGGCTACGAGGTGCTGGAAGCGGAGGACGCGGAAAGCGCGCTGGAGATCGTCGACAGCGGCCGCCACATCGACCTGGTGTTCACCGACGTGATCATGCCGGGGCCGGTCAGCAGCCTGCAGCTGGGCGAGCTGGTGCGCCGCCGCCTGCCGCACGCGCAGGTGCTGTACACGTCGGGTTATGCGGAAGGCGTGCTCGCGCACGAGGGCAGGCTGGACGCGTCGGTGCACCTGCTGCAGAAGCCCTACCATCCGGACGCGCTGAGCGCGCGCATCCGCCACCTGCTGCGCCGCGCCAAGCGCGACCAGAAGGCCGGCGTGTCACCCCCGCAGCCGGCGGCGCAGAATCACTTGGGCTTGACGTAG